Part of the Paenibacillus kyungheensis genome, GTACTAATTTTACAGGTGCTTTGGATACTGCAATGCAACAGATTACTGCTCAAAATGATGATACCCGTGGTACAGTCGTCATTATGTTGTCTGATGGATATAGTGCGCTGGATATGTCTGCACTTGCTCCTTATCAAGCCAAATCCATCTCGATCAATACGGTTGGTTTGAATTTGACAGATGCAGGCGGCACAAATCTACTTACAGATATCGCTAGTCAAACAGGCGGTAACTATTACAATGTAGCTGATGCTTCGCAATTGCCACAGACGTTCCAACAGATTTACGATACATTAGACAAACGTACACTGGTTACAGAACGCAGTGAACCTTTTTATAGCAATCTGTATTATGTGATTCTGCATGTGATACTGGTGATGTTATTAGGCGCATTGATGGGTGTGGGTATGGGATTAATGTTCGACAATCGCTTTTTGGCACGTAGCTTCGGAATCGGGGGCGGTGTAGCTGGATTACTGGCTGGTTGGTTATTGGAGTGGGGGATCGGCAAAACCGATTGGACAGACGGAGTGATACGCTTTTTAGCGGTTATGATTCTGGCATTTATTATTGCAATGTTCACATTGGTGGTTCCGATTGGTGAAAATAGTAAACGTATGATCAAAAGCAGTTCTACACCACCGCCACCTACACCTTCAGAAGGGCCACGTCGACGTCGTGGAACAAGTAGTGGTACATTTCAACGTTAATTACGTTTTGTTTTATTACAGATACATTTAAATACAGTCAAACATAGATAGAAGTAGACTCAGAAGGGGGATCTTTATATGCTGTACACCGAACTGAAAACCAATCAAGGAATCCATGGTTTGACCGGACAAGCGCAAGATGGATTGTGTACATTGCGTTGGTTATGGCCACGCGATACAGAAGCGGTCTATATTGAAAAAGTAACGCAGATGTCCGCAGTTGGCGAAGAAGGTAGTTCATCAGATCAGCCAGATTCTTCTCCTGCGAGTCTGCGTCTATATACCAAAGAAGAATATAAAGCGAACAATGGATATATCGAAAGAGTCGATCATTTTGGGAGGATGACATATACCGTATATATGACGTATGAAGAACAAGGAGAAACTGTACTTGTGCGTCAACCGGATGGTCAAAATACGATTGAACTTAGTGCAGGCAAAGCCAAAATTTATTACTCGATTAAGCAACAAGGAGTATGGTTTGGCAAACGTAAAACGGTGCGAATCGAAGTTCATGCAGAAGTGCCTATTCCCAAAGAAGTATTATGTTATGTGAAAAAAGAAGGCGGGTATGCTGTCAATAAAGATGATGGGATTGTATATCCATTTGCAGCTCCTTTTCAAGCAGGACGTAATGAATTGCCCGCGATTGAAGTAGGCAAAAATGAATATGTAAGACTCTTTTTTACCGATGGACGTACATACGGACAGATGTACGAATTGATTTTGGAGTAGGGGGAAGATCGTTGAGATGAATATCTTCGATTGGTTTAAAAAGAAACCGGAAGCCGCGCCTAGACCGTTATTTTACGATATCGTTTGCCCGTATTGTTTTAATAAATTTTCACCGGAAGAAGTAGAATTTCGTGCTTCACATCACCGTGAAGATGATGAAGATTACGGACTCGGTGAAGATGCAAAGTTAAATAAATATCGTTCTCGCTTTGGACTGGATACGGTTCATGATATGGAAGCGGTATTGCTACCAACAGATGTTCCTGAAGAACAGCGTATTTATTCGGATCATGTACTGGTGGGACTCAATGACCGCTATGGCGAAGTCACACGTCGTCGTCTGTGTCCGCATTGTCATAATGAATTACCGGTCACTTCAGGCAAAGTACCTAGCAATATTATTTCGATTGTGGGTGCTTCGCAGGTAGGTAAGTCTGTCTATATGACAGCACTAATCCATACGTTGCAAAATACTACAGCAGAAAATTTTGATGCCGCCTGTATGCCACTAACCACAGAGATTAGTCGCAAATTCCGTATCAATTACGAAGAACCTTTATTTGAACGTGGCGATCTACTGGGTTCTACGCAAAAAGAACGGATGCAAGAACCGTTTATTTTCCAATTTGTTTTCAAAGATGAAGAGAAGCCACCGTTAACACTGGTGTTTTTTGATGTAGCTGGTGAAGGTATGGTTGATCAGGATTATTTGGGACTGCATGGTCAGCATATTAAAAACTCTGCCGGGATTTTGTTTATGGTCGATCCGCTTCAGATTCGCTCGATCCGAGATCGTATTCGGATTAAGCTTGGTGACGATAAAGGAGAATGGGTGTCTCGCTATGATGAGCCACGTGATGTGGTATTAACTTTATTTAGCGATTTTATAGCTCATCAAGAAGATAGCAAAACCAATATTCCAACAGCTGTTGTGCTGACTAAAAGCGATATGCTGGAATCATTGCGTGGAGATGAAGGCGAATATATCAAATCCAACAGTAATGTGTTCCATAATGTAATCCATCGTGATTATTTTGATTTGAATGAATTTGAAAATATAGATGGTGAAATTCGCCGTTTTATTGAGCGTGTCGATCGTCCATTTAAAGGAACGATGGATGTATATTTCAAAGACACTGCTTATTTTGCTGTCTCGGCATTAGGAAGTAATCCTATCGACCAGAAGCTACAAAGTGTCGTTAGTCCGATTCGTGTCGATGAGCCATTTATCTGGTTATTGTACAAACTGAATTACATCGAGGGGAGAGGAAACGCTTGAGTTTATTCTCGAATGCCCTTATCGATCAACAGATGTATACCCGGGAGAAAAGTGGTATTTTTCGCTCTACCGAGGGGTACGATACGATTGCCAAATCGTCTGGACTTGATAACTCGTTTATCAAAAAGTATATTCATCCATTATGCGTATATGATGCGCCGGCAGAGTTGTTAGCCAAAGGTGAAAAAGAAGATGCTTTATTTCCGTCTGCCTTACAATTGGTACGACTGGAAAATGGTGATATTGTACTTGGAACTAGCCATTACGTAAATGCTGATTTTACAGGGCTAAGAAGTACATTCTTTTCACATAATTATGTAATTCCTGCGGTGCGTGCTGAAGAGTGGGTACATCACTATGATCGCTGGTTACAAGCGGATTTTGAGGAAAAGTATGATGTAGAGCAAGGGCAAGACTTACCACAATTGCAAGATATTCCGTCTACACCGTCTGCTTCAAATAGTATGGCTGTATTAGAGGAATTAGGAATAGATGGAGCTACTTTTCGGCAATTGATCGGTGCAGTGATGTCTGCGATTCATAAGCGTCGTAAAGTATATATTTCGCTGAATGTACCGATTACTGAACTGTCTGTATATGCCAAGCGATTAACAGCGGTGATTACAGAAGCTCTTCCTTATGCTTTCCGTCGTCGTCTAGGATTTACCACTTATGCGAAAGAACCCGAAAGCCGTAAAGGGATTCAATTGATGTTTGTTGAAAGTGGTTCGATTCGTGCGGGTGATCGCAATATTGAGCGTGATTATCATTTTGACTGGAGTACAGGTCGTATCCATCCAGCTCAACCGGAAAAAGCAGGTCAAGTATACACCGAATGGGTCTGGGAGCATATTACACAACCGGATCAATTGCGTGCATTACAAGAATTTGCTGATAGCGGGCAAGCAGGAATCGATGCTTCGACAGAAGAGTTACCTGATCCTGCACATTATGATGAGTGGACAACGTTGTTTCGTGTAGAAGCGGGCGACGAACAATTATATAGCGAGCATCCTGCGGCTATCTTGCAATCGTTGCTTACACATTTACGACCAGCAGGCGCGCTGGATTCTGCAATGCGTGTAAATGATTTATTTTTATCACGTTTTGATCGTGAATTTGATGAAGTACGGACAGGTGTTGTACCGGATATTGCGATTGCAGAATGTTTTGCAGAGTATTACGGTATCGATGAAGTACATACCGGACGCAAAATTGTAGAGTATTTTATCTGGGCGATTCGTAATGCTGTTGCGGCAGGACAGACAGCAGCAAGTCAGGCATTCTATGTAATGATGGAGAAACATCCTGCTTTAAATGATGCATTTATCAAAATGGCAGGTAGTCAGCCTAGTCTTGCAGTTATGTTATTAAATCCGTTAATAGAACGTAAATTCCATCAAGCACAGACTGTCGAAGAAGTGATTCAATTGGCTGTAGAATGGGGCACGACCTATCCAGATTTACTAGAGATGGACGATTATTGTAATCGTGCAGGTCAATCTTTTATGGAAGCTTTACGGCATAGCTCTGACTTGATGATCGCTACAGGTAAAGTATTTACTTTATTAGATGAAGTAGATACCGGTTCATTACATGGAAAAGTGATTCCACCCGAAGCTTGGAGACAATCCGGTCTAGGAGATGATATGCGAGCTTCTGCGGAACGATTATTATTGAATGATCTGGAATGGTCAACACTGACTCGTGAAAAGTTGTTGCAAGCAGATTTCCTATCTCTTCCGTTACCAAGTGATGAATATCCTGAACGTGCTGATCGCCGTCTCAATGCCAAAAAATTAGCACTACAATTATTATATATTTGGTTTACTGAAAAAGAATTATCCGCAGATTTAATGAATTTATTGCATCAATTACAACCGAATGAGAAAGATCAAGTACAACAACTAGGACGCTTATGGCTAGCCA contains:
- a CDS encoding TRAFAC clade GTPase domain-containing protein; the protein is MNIFDWFKKKPEAAPRPLFYDIVCPYCFNKFSPEEVEFRASHHREDDEDYGLGEDAKLNKYRSRFGLDTVHDMEAVLLPTDVPEEQRIYSDHVLVGLNDRYGEVTRRRLCPHCHNELPVTSGKVPSNIISIVGASQVGKSVYMTALIHTLQNTTAENFDAACMPLTTEISRKFRINYEEPLFERGDLLGSTQKERMQEPFIFQFVFKDEEKPPLTLVFFDVAGEGMVDQDYLGLHGQHIKNSAGILFMVDPLQIRSIRDRIRIKLGDDKGEWVSRYDEPRDVVLTLFSDFIAHQEDSKTNIPTAVVLTKSDMLESLRGDEGEYIKSNSNVFHNVIHRDYFDLNEFENIDGEIRRFIERVDRPFKGTMDVYFKDTAYFAVSALGSNPIDQKLQSVVSPIRVDEPFIWLLYKLNYIEGRGNA
- a CDS encoding beta-mannanase; protein product: MLYTELKTNQGIHGLTGQAQDGLCTLRWLWPRDTEAVYIEKVTQMSAVGEEGSSSDQPDSSPASLRLYTKEEYKANNGYIERVDHFGRMTYTVYMTYEEQGETVLVRQPDGQNTIELSAGKAKIYYSIKQQGVWFGKRKTVRIEVHAEVPIPKEVLCYVKKEGGYAVNKDDGIVYPFAAPFQAGRNELPAIEVGKNEYVRLFFTDGRTYGQMYELILE
- a CDS encoding vWA domain-containing protein; the protein is MQRKVNWLMVLFSLIGGAIGFIVGEWLIHSYFDQMPRVLLIGLYFGIISLFIGGFCLLAETISPKLNGASWRQRYAGLSWKLFVPATLVLMFLGGLGGEAIYQIGFNGVKSIRDVVVVIDNSGSMRATDPQNQRFQAVKNMINSMDDDKRVGIIEFSDQANVVLPLTEINDASKQQINATMDAMQTTSGGTNFTGALDTAMQQITAQNDDTRGTVVIMLSDGYSALDMSALAPYQAKSISINTVGLNLTDAGGTNLLTDIASQTGGNYYNVADASQLPQTFQQIYDTLDKRTLVTERSEPFYSNLYYVILHVILVMLLGALMGVGMGLMFDNRFLARSFGIGGGVAGLLAGWLLEWGIGKTDWTDGVIRFLAVMILAFIIAMFTLVVPIGENSKRMIKSSSTPPPPTPSEGPRRRRGTSSGTFQR